The Arachis hypogaea cultivar Tifrunner chromosome 19, arahy.Tifrunner.gnm2.J5K5, whole genome shotgun sequence genome has a window encoding:
- the LOC112776307 gene encoding uncharacterized protein isoform X1, which translates to MEVLDKSWIKRPRNSLEYAQGVSRFIEFAFAHHSADGTIICPCNACAFKKWLTRDEVYDHLICTQFPIGYTFWFYHGERSIGETSNVSSSIFSDVQQNSMADEQHPMVEVDSIRNLISEGLGVGGNIRNGSPVIADEVIDGVAQGSMPSESHETLEAKGFSELIKDGEEPLYEGCTRYSKLSFLLKLFHIKSLCGMTDKSMKMILELLSDAFQYARIPSSFYEAKKIISKLSLDCTKIHACPNNCMLYWGEDENRETCKVCNRSRWKTYKKKGPAEPSSVIGNKKKKHPAKVLRYFPLKSRLKRLFYSSKTAADMRWHATTENKDNAMRHPRDSEAWKRFDLEHSNFASDPRNVRLALATDGFNPHGTLSANHSIWPVILIPYNTPPWTCMKSTSFIISMIIPGKKMPGNNIDVYLQPLIKELKELWVEGCDAYDALTQEVFKLHAALLWTISDFPGLGTLSGWNTYTGLACPSCNFDNIPHRLNHSKKYCFMGHRRFLDQRHKFRLNTVQFNGRQETRLPPRKLSGSEILSQVENINVTFGRREEIGRSGKRLRTGGTVEGGGTQQWKKKSIFFELPYWKSNLLRHNLDMMHIEKNVCDNVLYTLLNDSLKSKDHINARRDLQEMGIKPDLWPRENGKFPPAIYTLNKLGKKRFLTTLKNVTVPDGYASNISRCIDLESLKLSGMLKSHDCHILMEQLLPLAMRTGLPDEVSAVLIEMCSFFRQLCGKALSAPYLEKLQDQIILTLCHMEILFPPSFFTVMVHLMVHLVEEAKLGGPTHYRWMYPIERYLGHLKSYVRNKAQPEGSIAQGYLMEEILTFCSRYLENIETRWNRPRRVDDEPTHEESNPWLDTLFPEVGKPIGVSSYFTLTAIEKLQAHRHVLTNCSIVDKYLQEFRNIVRKQLRSRTRNTSEIDKKVHREFASWFSTRIVRDLDKIEESKRTVFFSLAKGPIDQARRFSAYNVNGYKFRTVEREKGLKTQNSGIFGTFGTRSYSRNSDPNMRFGAVPYYGKLVDIIELNYDGIFFVTLFKCEWANTTNPRAMKVDKLGFTSINFSRLIHTGEHEDDEPYIKANEAQMVYYVEDEKEKGWSIPIQVKPRDLYDMGNEDEDIIYDNVGYPSQDLGQFFPDNISHIPLARSIIDEESLE; encoded by the exons ATGGAAGTTCTGGATAAATCGTGGATTAAGAGACCACGAAATTCTCTTGAGTATGCACAAGGTGTCTCAAGATTTATTGAGTTTGCTTTTGCACATCATTCTGCCGATGGAACAATCATATGTCCATGTAATGCATGTGCTTTTAAGAAGTGGCTAACAAGGGACGAGGTGTATGATCATTTGATTTGTACACAATTTCCAATAGGATATACATTTTGGTTTTATCATGGAGAGCGCTCGATAGGAGAAACTAGCAACGTTTCAAGTAGTATTTTTTCAGATGTACAACAAAATTCTATGGCCGACGAGCAGCATCCTATGGTCGAGGTTGATTCAATTCGAAACTTGATTAGTGAAGGTCTAGGAGTTGGTGGGAACATCAGAAATGGTTCACCCGTAATAGCAGATGAAGTCATTGATGGTGTTGCTCAAGGATCGATGCCTAGTGAATCTCATGAAACTCTTGAAGCGAAAGGGTTTAGCGAGCTAATTAAGGATGGAGAAGAGCCGTTATATGAAGGGTGTACAAGATACTCAAAGTTATCTTTTCTATTGAAGTTGTTCCATATCAAGTCCCTCTGTGGAATGACCGACAAGTCTATGAAGATGATTTTAGAACTTTTGAGTGACGCATTCCAATACGCGAGAATTCCAAGTTCTTTTTATGAGGCAAAAAAGATCATTTCTAAACTCAGTTTGGATTGCACGAAGATACATGCTTGCCCAAACAATTGTATGTTGTATTGGGGCGAAGATGAGAACAGGGAGACATGTAAGGTCTGTAATAGGTCTAGATGGAAGACATATAAGAAAAAAGGTCCAGCTGAGCCATCGAGTGTTATTGGTAACAAAAAGAAGAAGCATCCGGCAAAAGTTCTTCGTTACTTTCCTTTAAAATCTCGATTGAAAAGATTGTTCTACTCGTCAAAGACTGCTGCTGATATGCGATGGCATGCTACAACTGAGAATAAGGATAACGCAATGAGACATCCAAGAGACTCTGAGGCCTGGAAAAGGTTTGATTTGGAGCACTCCAACTTTGCATCCGATCCACGAAATGTGCGTCTTGCATTAGCTACCGATGGCTTCAATCCACATGGAACGTTGAGTGCGAATCATAGTATTTGGCCTGTCATTCTCATTCCGTATAATACTCCTCCATGGACGTGTATGAAATCGACATCATTCATAATTTCAATGATCATtcctggcaagaaaatgccaggaAACAACATAGATGTTTATTTGCAACCTCTAATAAAAGAGTTAAAGGAGTTATGGGTTGAGGGTTGCGATGCATATGATGCTTTAACACAAGAAGTCTTTAAGTTGCACGCAGCTTTATTGTGGACAATTAGTGACTTTCCTGGGTTAGGAACTCTTTCTGGGTGGAATACATACACAGGACTTGCTTGCCCTTCTTGCAACTTCGATAACATCCCGCATCGTCTCAATCACAGCAAAAAGTATTGTTTTATGGGTCATCGTCGCTTTCTGGATCAGAGACACAAGTTTAGATTAAATACCGTTCAATTTAATGGAAGACAAGAAACAAGGCTTCCACCAAGAAAATTATCTGGCAGTGAAATACTTTCACAAGTTGAGAATATTAATGTCACCTTTGGCCGAAGAGAAGAAATAGGAAGAAGTGGTAAAAGATTACGCACTGGTGGAACTGTTGAAGGAGGTGGTACTCAACAATGGAAAAAGAAGAGCATTTTTTTTGAGTTGCCATATTGGAAGTCTAATTTGCTGCGTCACAATCTCGATATGATGCATATTGAGAAAAATGTATGTGACAACGTACTATATACTTTGTTAAATGATAGTTTGAAGTCAAAAGATCACATAAATGCTCGAAGAGACCTTCAAGAAATGGGTATCAAGCCTGATCTGTGGCCAAGGGAAAATGGAAAGTTTCCTCCGGCTATTTATACTCTGAACAAATTGGGTAAGAAGAGATTCTTGACAACTTTGAAAAACGTCACTGTTCCTGATGGTTATGCAAGCAACATATCAAGGTGCATTGACCTAGAGTCTCTTAAGTTGAGTGGGATGCTAAAAAGTCATGATTGTCATATACTTATGGAGCAATTATTACCGTTAGCCATGCGAACAGGTCTGCCTGATGAGGTCTCTGCAGTGCTTATTGAGATGTGTTCATTCTTTAGACAATTATGTGGTAAAGCGTTAAGTGCCCCCTATTTGGAAAAGTTGCAAGATCAAATTATCCTCACATTATGCCACATGGAAATATTATTCCCTCCTTCATTCTTCACAGTTATGGTTCACTTGATGGTGCACCTTGTAGAAGAAGCTAAACTTGGAGGCCCTACCCATTATAGATGGATGTACCCTATTGAGAG GTATTTAGGACACTTGAAGTCATATGTACGTAACAAAGCACAACCAGAAGGATCCATAGCGCAAGGATACTTAATGGAAGAAATTCTTACCTTTTGCTCCAGATATTTAGAGAACATTGAGACTAGATGGAATCGACCTCGCAGAGTTGATGatgaaccaacccatgaagaATCAAATCCTTGGTTAGATACTTTGTTTCCTGAAGTAGGTAAACCAATTGGTGTTTCCTCATATTTCACTTTAACAGCCATCGAGAAGTTACAAGCTCATAGACATGTGTTAACTAATTGCTCCATAGTTGACAAATATCTCCA GGAGTTTAGAAATATTGTACGAAAGCAATTAAGAAGTCGTACAAGGAATACATCAGAGATAGACAAGAAAGTTCATAGAGAGTTTGCAAGTTGGTTCTCTACCCGT ATTGTTCGAGATCTTGATAAAATTGAAGAATCTAAGAGAACGGTATTTTTTAGTCTTGCCAAAGGGCCGATTGACCAAGCAAGAAGATTTTCTGCATATAATGTCAATGGATACAAGTTTAGGACTGTAGAACGTGAAAAAGGTTTAAAAACTCAAAACAGTGGTATTTTTGGGACATTTGGAACAAGAAGTTACTCCCGCAATAGTGATCCCAACATGAGGTTTGGAGCAGTTCCTTATTATGGAAAGTTAGTCGACATCATTGAACTTAATTATGATGGTATATTCTTTGTAACCTTGTTTAAATGTGAATGGGCTAATACCACAAACCCAAGGGCCATGAAAGTAGATAAGTTAGGTTTTACTTCTATCAACTTTAGTAGATTAATACATACCGGTGAGCATGAGGATGATGAGCCATATATTAAGGCTAACGAAGCTCAAATGGTTTATTACGTGGAGGATGAGAAAGAAAAAGGTTGGAGCATACCAATTCAAGTAAAGCCAAGAGACTTATATGATATGGGCAATGAGGATGAAGACATAATTTATGACAATGTGGgttatccatcacaagatttggGACAATTTTTTCCAGATAACATTTCACATATACCATTAGCAAGATCAATTATAGACGAAGAAAGTTTAGAATAA
- the LOC112776307 gene encoding uncharacterized protein isoform X2, with product MTKRKTVSSRENTSTHEFNDSPPVDQNESSESIEPEPTLSTGSEVSNVQLDVQGRKSNKYWTVDLEDANGVIKEGHLRLKDVWVLSRETRIIVHWNEHGQPIGESGGLLGLFLGAVAGNFKNFPISYEKWPLVPTEPYKNGAYRDIIQRFFKVDDGQQKKYILQNLGRKWKDDRCKLFNDNYKWNLTREQNIAALPKGFGVSLEQWATFIDYRLRSKTQDMCEKNASNREKQTIPHTLGSKTIARKKHELETANKRVFTRAEMYPISHKKKDGSFVNDEAREKSEQLTLLQANESSTDDAYVKLFGKEHPGRVRGVGFGVCPSQVMKSSNSFGGVSSSCNHDFDMAKVRCMEVELQENKATISLLQAQVTYFINHCMGGKVPHDFPTATNNGVADSPIETRPSSTIP from the exons ATGACTAAGAGAAAGACTGTTTCTTCACGTGAGAATACATCTACTCATGAGTTTAATGATTCACCACCCGTTGATCAAAATGAGTCATCTGAATCTATAGAGCCTGAACCTACTTTATCTACTGGTTCAGAAGTTTCAAATGTTCAGTTAGATGTACAAGGAAGAAAGTCCAATAAGTACTGGACAGTTGATTTGGAAG ATGCAAACGGAGTGATTAAGGAAGGTCACTTAAGGTTGAAAGATGTGTGGGTGCTGTCTCGTGAGACTAGAATTATAGTGCATTGGAATGAGCATGGCCAACCGATTGGTGAATCTGGTGGACTTTTAGGCTTGTTTTTGGGAGCTGTTGCTGGGAATTTCAAGAACTTTCCTATAAGTTATGAGAAATGGCCTTTGGTTCCAACAGAGCCATACAAAAATGGAGCTTATAGAGATATTATTCag AGATTCTTTAAAGTTGATGATGGACAGCAAAAAAAGTACATACTACAAAATCTCGGCAGGAAGTGGAAAGATGATAGATGCAAATTGTTTAATGACAATTATAAGTGGAATCTTACTAGAGAGCAAAATATAGCAGCGTTACCAAAAGGATTTGGAGTCAGCTTGGAGCAATGGGCAACTTTTATTGATTATAGATTAAGGTCCAAAACTCAG GATATGTGTGAGAAAAATGCAAGTAATCGAGAAAAACAAACAATTCCTCATACACTCGGATCCAAGACGATTGCTAGGAAGAAACACGAGTTG GAAACTGCTAACAAGAGAGTTTTTACTAGAGCTGAAATGTATCCAATTAGTCATAAGAAGAAGGATGGATCTTTTGTTAATGATGAGGCTAGAGAGAAAAGT GAACAATTAACTTTGCTTCAAGCTAATGAGAGTTCTACTGATGATGCATATGTCAAGTTATTTGGAAAAGAACACCCGGGTCGTGTTAGAGGTGTAGGATTTGGTGTTTGTCCATCCCAAGTCATGAAATCTTCTAATAGTTTCGGAGGGGTATCTTCTTCATGCAATCATGACTTTGATATGGCTAAAGTTCGTTGTATGGAAGTAGAATTACAAGAGAATAAAGCAACAATTTCTTTATTACAAGCTCAGGTGACATATTTCATTAATCATTGTATGGGTGGAAAAGTGCCACATGACTTTCCTACAGCTACGAATAATGgg GTTGCAGACTCTCCAATAGAGACAAGGCCATCTTCTACTATTCCATGA